A part of Desulfobacter sp. genomic DNA contains:
- a CDS encoding tetratricopeptide repeat protein yields MKRIFLCIVFFLAGNAWAAPADDLPLAAGLCVNKANLLIQKGNPGEAVKVLEAFRNKKKQETHYYIDFLLGNSLMMMETSDKTALTRAAMAYERALAKAPDLSHAWLNLAQCRYSMGKMARAGDAFIKGYETAEEKRAVTLYYGAACRFFAKQHHQALETFSRLIKDHGPAVKLEWKEILVNTLFALERNKEALPWLRELAEKSKGRKKKQWQEVLLYQYLTLKMDKAALDYALFLTRTDPTEPKWWKSLTHIHLDKNRLEKGLRSLMVYGFITPLSPSGTSLLADLYSACNIPLEAARCYGEWVDGQRAGGGDPQKIAEKIFRMANAYMRGGDNASALSWADKGLAMASHRGLLRLKADILFREKQYDSACCAYERLAEFKAEAGRARLMAGYAAWNMNRLDKAEQLFKLAAASSRQKKAARTALAQIRRIRAAEMLEVVPAGAAGS; encoded by the coding sequence ATGAAACGGATTTTTTTATGCATTGTTTTTTTTCTGGCGGGAAATGCCTGGGCAGCGCCCGCGGATGACCTGCCCCTGGCCGCCGGCCTCTGCGTGAATAAGGCCAACCTGCTCATCCAGAAGGGCAACCCCGGCGAGGCCGTAAAGGTACTTGAGGCCTTCCGGAACAAGAAAAAACAGGAAACCCACTATTATATTGATTTCCTCCTGGGCAACAGCCTGATGATGATGGAAACCTCGGACAAGACCGCACTCACCCGGGCGGCCATGGCCTATGAGCGGGCCCTGGCCAAGGCCCCGGACCTCTCCCATGCCTGGCTCAACCTGGCCCAGTGCCGGTACAGCATGGGAAAGATGGCCCGGGCCGGGGATGCCTTTATCAAAGGATATGAGACCGCAGAGGAGAAGAGGGCGGTGACTCTCTATTACGGGGCGGCCTGCCGGTTTTTTGCCAAGCAGCATCACCAGGCCCTGGAGACCTTTTCCCGGCTGATAAAAGATCACGGGCCCGCGGTGAAGCTGGAGTGGAAGGAGATCCTGGTCAACACCCTCTTCGCCCTGGAGAGAAATAAGGAGGCCCTGCCCTGGCTGCGGGAACTGGCTGAAAAATCAAAGGGAAGGAAGAAAAAGCAGTGGCAGGAGGTGCTGCTCTACCAATACCTCACCCTGAAAATGGACAAGGCCGCCCTGGATTACGCCCTTTTTCTGACCCGCACCGATCCGACAGAACCCAAATGGTGGAAATCCCTCACCCATATCCATCTGGATAAAAACAGGCTGGAAAAGGGGTTGAGAAGTTTGATGGTTTACGGTTTTATCACCCCCCTTTCCCCCTCGGGGACCAGTCTTTTGGCCGACCTCTATTCGGCCTGCAACATCCCCCTGGAGGCGGCCCGGTGCTATGGGGAATGGGTGGACGGGCAGAGGGCCGGGGGCGGTGACCCCCAAAAAATTGCAGAGAAAATTTTCAGGATGGCCAATGCCTATATGCGGGGCGGTGACAATGCATCGGCCCTGTCCTGGGCCGACAAGGGGCTTGCCATGGCATCCCACAGGGGCCTGCTGCGGCTCAAGGCCGATATCCTCTTCCGGGAAAAGCAATACGATTCCGCCTGCTGTGCCTACGAACGGCTGGCGGAGTTCAAGGCCGAGGCGGGCAGGGCAAGGCTAATGGCCGGGTATGCCGCCTGGAATATGAACCGGCTGGACAAGGCCGAACAGCTGTTTAAGCTGGCGGCGGCCTCCTCCAGGCAGAAAAAGGCCGCCCGCACTGCCCTGGCACAGATCCGGAGGATCCGGGCGGCGGAAATGCTTGAGGTGGTTCCGGCAGGGGCGGCCGGAAGCTGA
- a CDS encoding RtcB family protein: MEWIKKEENYKVPVKSWCAEVEDLAMSQAADLAIHPVVWHHVALMPDCHPGYGMPIGGVIAADNAVIPNAVGVDIGCGMGAVRTSIPVAQTCRETLRRVTIEVKKAVPCGEGKAHRDKQSWENLEEMDNFSDRGWFSAHVKKLALRNLGTLGGGNHFIEVQAGDDDRVWLMIHSGSRHLGNVIARFYNGVAVDLNEQWHARTPGKDLAFLPADSPQGLDYIRDMNFALSYAMENRRRIMARFMEALASVFPDAEFEAPVNIHHNYAALETHFDKAVWVHRKGATSAKPGEKGIIPGSMGTPSYLVEGLGHPDSFMSCSHGAGRTMGRMAASRTLTPEACDKAMEGIVYDRWNKMRKNKFRRGKSTGLYDLGEAPQAYKDIDGVIHAQLDLITPLNKLRPLAVVKG, from the coding sequence ATGGAATGGATAAAAAAAGAAGAGAATTACAAGGTACCGGTCAAATCCTGGTGCGCCGAGGTTGAGGACCTGGCCATGAGCCAGGCCGCCGACCTGGCCATCCACCCCGTGGTCTGGCACCATGTGGCCCTGATGCCCGACTGCCACCCCGGCTACGGCATGCCCATCGGCGGGGTGATCGCAGCGGACAACGCCGTCATCCCCAATGCCGTGGGGGTGGATATCGGCTGCGGCATGGGGGCGGTGCGGACCAGCATACCGGTGGCGCAAACCTGCAGGGAAACCCTGCGCCGGGTGACCATTGAAGTCAAAAAGGCCGTGCCCTGCGGAGAGGGAAAGGCCCACCGGGACAAGCAAAGCTGGGAAAACCTGGAGGAGATGGATAATTTTTCAGACCGGGGCTGGTTCTCGGCCCATGTGAAAAAGCTGGCCCTCCGGAACCTGGGCACCCTGGGCGGGGGCAACCACTTCATCGAGGTCCAGGCCGGGGACGATGACAGGGTCTGGCTGATGATCCATTCCGGATCCCGCCACCTGGGCAATGTCATCGCCCGGTTTTACAACGGGGTGGCCGTGGACCTCAATGAACAATGGCATGCCCGGACACCGGGAAAGGACCTGGCCTTTCTCCCTGCGGACAGCCCCCAGGGCCTGGATTATATCCGGGACATGAATTTCGCCCTCTCCTATGCCATGGAAAACCGGCGGCGGATCATGGCCCGGTTCATGGAGGCCCTTGCCTCAGTCTTTCCGGACGCTGAATTCGAGGCCCCGGTGAACATCCACCATAATTATGCGGCCCTGGAAACCCATTTCGATAAAGCGGTCTGGGTCCACCGCAAGGGGGCCACCTCGGCCAAGCCCGGGGAAAAGGGGATTATTCCCGGCTCCATGGGCACCCCCTCCTACCTGGTGGAGGGGCTGGGCCACCCCGATTCCTTCATGTCCTGCTCCCACGGGGCCGGCCGGACCATGGGGCGGATGGCGGCCAGCCGGACCCTGACCCCCGAGGCCTGCGACAAAGCCATGGAGGGAATTGTCTACGACCGGTGGAATAAAATGAGAAAGAACAAATTCCGCCGGGGAAAGTCAACGGGCCTCTATGACCTGGGTGAGGCCCCCCAGGCCTACAAGGACATTGACGGGGTGATCCATGCACAACTGGACCTGATCACCCCCCTGAACAAGCTGCGCCCCCTGGCCGTGGTCAAGGGGTAG
- a CDS encoding RNA 3'-terminal phosphate cyclase: MKTIDGTHGEGGGQILRTSLALSLVTGQPFTIKNIRARRSKPGLMRQHLTCVNAAARIGTARVGGAQIGSRELTFYPGPVRAGDYSFAIGTAGSCTLVLQTVLPALMTADAPSRVILEGGTHNPFAPPFDFLDRAFLGLINRMGPSVKARLERPGFYPAGGGQMAVEITPAPLERIEIPERGTILAQRAVAAVADLPPSIGEREIKVVQKRLGWEDTLVDSIQGSQGPGNILTLTVESEHITEVFTGFGMKGVSAEKVAKQCTGQARAYLSAGVPVGRFLADQLLLPMALAGGGGFATLPLSRHTTTNIDIIRTFMDIEILARETGEGRWEIKLQK; this comes from the coding sequence ATGAAGACCATCGACGGCACCCACGGAGAAGGGGGCGGACAGATATTGAGGACCTCGCTGGCCCTGTCCCTGGTGACAGGGCAGCCATTCACAATCAAAAACATCCGGGCCAGACGGAGCAAGCCCGGCCTGATGCGCCAGCACCTGACCTGCGTCAACGCAGCGGCCCGGATCGGGACCGCCCGGGTGGGAGGGGCCCAAATCGGTTCCCGGGAACTCACCTTTTATCCCGGGCCCGTCCGGGCCGGGGACTATTCTTTTGCCATCGGCACGGCCGGCAGCTGCACCCTGGTGCTCCAGACCGTGCTGCCGGCCCTGATGACGGCGGACGCCCCCTCACGGGTCATTCTGGAGGGGGGCACCCACAACCCCTTTGCCCCGCCCTTTGACTTCCTCGACCGGGCCTTTCTGGGGCTCATCAACCGGATGGGGCCAAGTGTAAAGGCCCGCCTGGAGCGGCCCGGATTCTATCCGGCAGGGGGCGGCCAAATGGCCGTGGAGATCACCCCGGCCCCCCTGGAACGCATTGAGATTCCGGAGCGGGGAACCATCCTGGCCCAACGGGCCGTGGCTGCCGTGGCCGACCTTCCCCCCTCCATCGGGGAGCGGGAAATCAAGGTGGTGCAAAAACGGCTGGGCTGGGAGGATACCCTCGTGGACAGCATCCAGGGCTCCCAGGGCCCGGGCAATATCCTCACCCTCACCGTTGAAAGCGAGCATATCACCGAGGTCTTCACCGGCTTCGGCATGAAAGGGGTGAGTGCTGAAAAGGTGGCCAAACAATGCACGGGCCAGGCCAGGGCCTATCTTTCGGCCGGGGTGCCCGTGGGGCGGTTCCTGGCCGACCAGCTGCTCCTTCCCATGGCCCTGGCCGGCGGGGGCGGCTTTGCCACCCTGCCCCTGAGCCGCCACACCACCACCAACATCGATATTATCAGAACCTTCATGGATATAGAGATCCTGGCCCGGGAGACCGGGGAAGGCCGGTGGGAAATCAAATTACAAAAATAA
- a CDS encoding slipin family protein, with translation MIKTIYIRSWEKGLYFKNGEFKGLLGRGRHWIIDPLGRTRVEALSMRRPWLEHDQLDLIVKSGALGSHARVLDLKDSQRALVWIEGRFDRILGPGRHALWQGFKSAEIEILDTREVRFTHGAAHRISEWEGVGRFLHIVDVADGWTCVYTRNGKYVESLSPGRHLFWKGAAQLRFYPVDMRERIMDISGQEIMTADKVSLRINALAGFCIIDAWKSVASSEDTVQALYREAQLALRTAISARNLDGVLNEKAQLAGGLISALEKKAPALGVRINRFGIRDIILPGDMKELMNKVIEAEKAADANLIMRREETAAMRSQANTARLLDNNPTLMRLKELDILEKIVSNSKMNLVLGEKGLGDRIINLL, from the coding sequence ATGATCAAAACCATATACATCCGGTCCTGGGAAAAAGGGCTTTACTTTAAAAACGGTGAATTCAAAGGCCTTCTGGGCCGGGGCCGCCACTGGATTATAGATCCCCTGGGGCGGACCAGGGTTGAAGCCCTGTCCATGCGCCGCCCCTGGCTGGAGCATGACCAGCTGGACCTCATCGTCAAATCCGGGGCCCTGGGCAGCCATGCACGGGTATTGGACCTCAAGGACAGCCAGCGGGCATTGGTATGGATAGAGGGGCGGTTTGACCGCATCCTCGGACCCGGCCGCCATGCCCTCTGGCAGGGGTTCAAATCCGCTGAAATTGAAATCCTGGACACCCGGGAGGTCCGGTTCACCCATGGGGCCGCCCACAGGATTTCCGAGTGGGAAGGGGTTGGCCGGTTCCTGCACATTGTGGACGTGGCCGACGGATGGACCTGCGTTTACACCCGGAACGGGAAATATGTTGAGTCCCTGTCCCCCGGGCGCCACCTCTTCTGGAAGGGCGCGGCGCAACTCAGGTTCTACCCCGTGGATATGAGGGAGCGGATCATGGATATCTCCGGCCAGGAAATCATGACGGCAGACAAGGTATCCCTCCGTATCAATGCCCTGGCCGGCTTTTGCATCATTGACGCCTGGAAGTCGGTCGCTTCATCGGAAGATACGGTACAGGCGCTTTACCGGGAGGCCCAGCTGGCCCTTCGTACCGCAATATCCGCCCGGAATCTGGACGGGGTGCTCAATGAAAAGGCGCAGCTTGCCGGGGGCCTGATATCGGCCCTGGAAAAAAAGGCGCCGGCATTGGGCGTCCGGATCAACCGCTTCGGCATCCGGGACATCATCCTGCCCGGAGATATGAAGGAATTAATGAATAAGGTCATTGAAGCCGAAAAAGCCGCCGACGCCAATCTGATCATGCGCCGGGAGGAGACCGCGGCCATGAGAAGCCAGGCCAATACCGCCCGGCTCCTGGACAACAACCCCACCCTCATGCGGTTGAAAGAACTTGATATTCTGGAAAAGATCGTATCAAATTCAAAAATGAACCTGGTGCTGGGAGAAAAAGGGCTGGGGGACCGGATTATCAATTTATTGTAA